One genomic window of Halorubrum hochsteinianum includes the following:
- a CDS encoding DUF6293 family protein has protein sequence MSDLDVPRRVHVVPLGYELDRIVRPVVDGDADEVIFLEPDADREGVDRPSYHETARERIRAEGVQTETVECDIFNLFSSLGTIAELSDELRDHNVYVNLASGSKVTAIGGMIACMVTGAIPYYVRAAEYAGGEERPVASGAKPPETLPKYPIEEPNAEHVAVLAHVEREQPVTKGDLIEYGRREGLPFVERYDTEGVQNPERGYYRRLNAHVVDPLEDRGFVETEEHSKYQYVSVTESGSNHLRAFRYLLRD, from the coding sequence ATGAGCGACCTCGACGTTCCGAGGCGGGTCCACGTCGTCCCGTTGGGGTACGAGTTGGACCGCATCGTCCGGCCGGTCGTCGACGGCGACGCCGACGAGGTGATCTTCCTCGAACCGGACGCGGACCGAGAGGGGGTCGACCGGCCGTCGTATCACGAGACCGCCCGCGAGCGGATCCGCGCCGAGGGGGTTCAGACGGAGACCGTCGAGTGCGACATCTTCAACCTCTTCAGCTCGCTCGGGACGATCGCAGAGCTATCGGACGAACTGCGCGACCACAACGTCTACGTGAACCTCGCGTCGGGGTCGAAGGTGACCGCGATCGGGGGGATGATCGCCTGTATGGTCACCGGCGCGATCCCGTACTACGTCCGCGCCGCGGAGTACGCGGGCGGCGAGGAGCGGCCGGTGGCCTCCGGCGCGAAGCCACCGGAGACGCTCCCGAAGTACCCGATCGAGGAGCCGAACGCCGAACACGTCGCCGTCCTCGCGCACGTCGAGCGGGAACAGCCCGTCACCAAGGGCGACCTCATCGAGTACGGCCGCCGGGAGGGGCTCCCCTTCGTCGAGCGCTACGACACCGAGGGCGTCCAGAACCCGGAACGGGGGTACTACCGGCGGCTCAACGCCCACGTCGTCGACCCGCTGGAGGACCGCGGATTCGTCGAGACCGAGGAGCACTCCAAGTACCAGTACGTCTCCGTCACCGAGAGCGGGTCGAACCACCTCCGCGCGTTCCGCTACCTGCTCCGAGACTGA
- a CDS encoding zinc-dependent alcohol dehydrogenase family protein, with product MRAAVFNGPGEIGVEERPRPELEAPTDAIVRVTHTAICGSDLWFYRGDSDRDPGSPVGHEPMGIVEAVGDDVTSVDPGDRVLAPFAISCGECEFCRKGLHTSCENGDSWGGDNGGGQGEYVRSTHADGTLVRVPDRHADDEDTLRSLLPLTDVMGTGHHAAVSAGVDEGSTVAVIGDGAVGLCGVLAARRLGAERIIAVGHHEDRLELAEEFGATETVSERGNEAVERIRELTYGGPNHVMECVGAASAMNTAVDVVRPGGTIGYVGVPYGVDDEGLDVFGMFGDNVTLAGGVAPVRAYAEELMADVLQGTLDPSPIFTETVDLDGVPEGYRMMDEREAIKVLVKPHGDA from the coding sequence ATGCGCGCAGCCGTCTTCAACGGCCCCGGCGAGATCGGCGTCGAAGAGCGACCGCGGCCCGAGCTCGAGGCCCCGACGGACGCGATCGTCCGCGTCACACACACCGCGATCTGCGGGTCGGACCTCTGGTTCTACCGCGGCGACAGCGACCGCGACCCCGGATCCCCGGTCGGCCACGAGCCGATGGGAATCGTCGAGGCGGTCGGCGACGACGTGACCTCCGTCGACCCCGGCGACCGCGTGCTCGCCCCCTTCGCCATCTCCTGCGGCGAGTGCGAGTTCTGCCGGAAGGGGCTCCACACCTCCTGCGAGAACGGAGACTCGTGGGGCGGCGACAACGGCGGCGGGCAGGGCGAGTACGTCCGGTCGACCCACGCCGACGGGACGCTCGTCCGGGTGCCCGACCGCCACGCCGACGACGAGGACACGCTCCGCTCGCTACTCCCGCTGACCGACGTGATGGGCACCGGCCACCACGCGGCCGTCAGCGCGGGCGTCGACGAGGGCTCGACGGTGGCCGTCATCGGCGACGGCGCGGTCGGCCTCTGCGGCGTCCTCGCGGCCCGGCGGCTCGGCGCGGAGCGGATCATCGCCGTCGGTCACCACGAGGACCGGCTCGAACTCGCCGAGGAGTTCGGGGCCACGGAGACCGTCTCCGAGCGCGGCAACGAGGCGGTTGAGCGAATCCGGGAACTGACCTACGGCGGCCCGAACCACGTGATGGAGTGCGTCGGCGCGGCGAGCGCCATGAACACCGCGGTCGACGTCGTCCGTCCCGGCGGCACCATCGGCTACGTCGGCGTCCCGTACGGAGTCGACGACGAGGGCCTCGACGTGTTCGGGATGTTCGGCGACAACGTCACGCTCGCGGGCGGCGTCGCCCCCGTCCGCGCGTACGCCGAGGAGCTGATGGCCGACGTGTTACAGGGCACGCTCGACCCGTCGCCCATCTTCACCGAGACGGTCGACCTCGACGGCGTCCCCGAGGGGTACCGCATGATGGACGAGCGCGAGGCGATCAAGGTGCTGGTGAAGCCGCACGGCGACGCGTAG
- a CDS encoding alcohol dehydrogenase, with the protein MRAAVVSEPGADFEVVKRDVPEPGPEEVRVAVEACGICRSDEFVVEGGYPGVSYPRVPGHEIAGTVDAVGEDVDAWEPGERVGAGWHGGHCFTCEACRRGQFLQCENAEITGLTFDGGYAEYATVPAEALAAIPDGLDAVDAAPLLCAGITTYNALRNSDARAGDLVAVVGVGGLGHLAVQYAHAAGYETVAISRSPDKESLARDLGADHFVNAAEADPAERLRELGGASVVLTTAPASDAIESVVGGLGTDGSVIIAGIPGEPVSVDAGQLVGTRGAVEGWGSGHARDSQDTLEFSALRDITPEIETFDLGDVDAAYERMAENEARFRVVLEP; encoded by the coding sequence ATGCGAGCCGCGGTCGTCTCGGAGCCGGGAGCCGACTTCGAGGTCGTCAAGCGGGACGTGCCCGAGCCGGGCCCGGAGGAGGTCCGGGTCGCCGTCGAGGCGTGCGGGATCTGCCGCAGCGACGAGTTCGTCGTCGAGGGCGGCTATCCCGGCGTGAGCTACCCCCGCGTCCCGGGCCACGAGATCGCCGGGACCGTCGACGCGGTCGGCGAGGACGTCGACGCGTGGGAGCCGGGCGAGCGCGTCGGCGCGGGCTGGCACGGCGGCCACTGTTTCACCTGCGAGGCGTGCCGCCGCGGCCAGTTCCTCCAGTGCGAGAACGCCGAGATCACCGGGCTCACGTTCGACGGCGGGTACGCCGAGTACGCGACGGTCCCCGCCGAGGCGCTGGCGGCAATCCCGGACGGGCTCGACGCGGTCGACGCCGCGCCGCTACTGTGCGCCGGGATCACGACCTACAACGCGCTGCGCAACTCGGACGCGCGCGCCGGCGACCTCGTCGCCGTCGTCGGCGTCGGCGGGCTCGGCCACCTCGCGGTCCAGTACGCGCACGCGGCCGGCTACGAGACGGTCGCGATCTCGCGCAGCCCCGACAAGGAGTCGCTCGCCCGCGATCTGGGCGCGGACCACTTCGTCAACGCCGCCGAGGCGGACCCGGCCGAGCGGCTCCGGGAGTTAGGCGGCGCGAGCGTCGTCCTCACGACCGCGCCCGCGAGCGACGCGATCGAGTCGGTCGTCGGCGGGCTGGGGACCGACGGCTCGGTGATAATCGCCGGCATCCCCGGCGAGCCGGTGTCGGTCGACGCCGGGCAGCTCGTCGGAACGCGCGGCGCGGTCGAGGGCTGGGGGTCGGGCCACGCCCGCGACTCGCAGGACACGCTGGAGTTCAGCGCGCTGCGCGACATCACGCCGGAGATCGAGACGTTCGACCTCGGCGACGTCGACGCGGCCTACGAGCGCATGGCCGAGAACGAGGCGCGGTTCCGCGTCGTGTTGGAGCCGTAA
- a CDS encoding sensor histidine kinase, with protein MRTTRLRNAAELGLLAAVGLVPLGYHLRSLSSMSDPLAIVSGVAVPIACSALVAAATVPIARSPLSPAHTLRITGWSALGAVTLGAVALLFVTYETSQGPSPTGPLVVIGGAASAGSAFGLAFGLTDARQRRTQDQLERANAQLTVLNRVLRHNIRNAMTVVSGRVEFLADRADGGGESAAVVEENVDRLLSVSEHARHIGAVIGSEGPDGPGDVETVVDLVEVVDGVIERLETEHPNVEFDAPAAATCRVRAHPLTEAVTSEVIENAAVHGGDAPRVSVSLRRVGDGVAVRVADDGPGIPAETIETLRRGYETSMRHTDGLGLWLVQWVVDRSDADLGFESTADGQVVRIRFERVEETEGVPAAGPSEDPAGAGGVRDAVGADD; from the coding sequence ATGCGGACCACACGGCTCCGGAACGCGGCCGAACTCGGCCTGCTCGCGGCCGTGGGTCTCGTCCCGCTCGGGTACCACCTGCGCTCGCTGTCGTCGATGAGCGACCCCCTCGCGATCGTGAGCGGCGTCGCGGTTCCCATCGCCTGTAGCGCGCTCGTCGCCGCCGCGACGGTGCCCATCGCTCGCTCGCCGCTCTCGCCGGCGCACACGCTCCGCATCACCGGGTGGAGCGCCCTCGGAGCGGTGACGCTCGGCGCGGTCGCGCTGCTCTTCGTCACCTACGAGACGAGTCAGGGGCCGTCGCCGACCGGCCCGCTCGTCGTCATCGGCGGCGCGGCGTCGGCCGGGTCGGCGTTCGGGCTCGCGTTCGGGCTGACCGACGCCCGCCAGCGGCGCACGCAGGACCAACTCGAACGGGCGAACGCCCAGCTCACGGTGTTGAACCGCGTGCTCCGTCACAACATCCGCAACGCCATGACGGTCGTCAGCGGACGGGTCGAGTTCCTGGCGGACCGCGCCGACGGCGGCGGGGAGAGCGCCGCCGTCGTGGAGGAGAACGTCGACCGGCTGCTGTCGGTCAGCGAGCACGCCCGCCACATCGGCGCGGTGATCGGGTCCGAGGGTCCCGACGGCCCCGGGGACGTGGAGACGGTCGTGGACCTCGTCGAGGTCGTCGACGGCGTGATCGAGCGGCTCGAAACCGAACACCCGAACGTCGAGTTCGACGCCCCCGCGGCGGCGACGTGTCGGGTCCGGGCGCACCCCCTCACCGAGGCCGTCACGTCGGAGGTGATCGAGAACGCCGCGGTCCACGGCGGCGACGCGCCGCGGGTCTCGGTCTCGCTCCGCCGCGTCGGCGACGGCGTCGCGGTCCGCGTCGCCGACGACGGGCCGGGGATCCCCGCGGAGACGATCGAGACGCTCCGGCGCGGCTACGAGACCTCGATGCGTCACACCGACGGACTCGGCCTGTGGCTCGTCCAGTGGGTCGTCGACCGGTCCGACGCCGACCTCGGCTTCGAGTCGACGGCGGACGGGCAGGTCGTTCGGATCCGGTTCGAGCGCGTCGAGGAGACCGAGGGCGTCCCGGCCGCGGGCCCGAGCGAGGACCCGGCCGGCGCGGGAGGGGTCCGGGACGCCGTCGGCGCGGACGACTGA
- a CDS encoding glycosyltransferase produces the protein MPNDPAAPVSVVLPTREWTPACAELAAQVGPADEFLVACDGPSDPVVDAAEGTAATVVVAGEPTGCSAKCNALAAGLERASRDRLVCTDADFEHGEEWLATVRRLLARVPEGHVLSTAPVLASEGPVGKLLEPSSAVGVATSVRFDSGVWGGTMAFRRGEVDVDAYVADLRRTAGDDALLAERADGIETARSLVREMPVDGTLCGTLSRRVRWTRMGLYLDPAGIATRALLPLAVIAGTLAAPFVTVPLVTGVAAAAYAALGVHRWTFLLAVPGYALALLLLCYGLARDEFEWTGRRYRWESLYDVTVLDPDGK, from the coding sequence ATGCCGAACGACCCGGCGGCCCCGGTGAGCGTCGTGTTGCCGACCCGCGAGTGGACGCCCGCCTGCGCGGAGTTGGCGGCGCAGGTCGGGCCGGCGGACGAGTTCCTCGTCGCCTGCGACGGGCCGAGCGATCCGGTCGTCGACGCGGCGGAGGGGACGGCCGCGACGGTCGTCGTCGCCGGGGAGCCGACGGGCTGTTCGGCGAAGTGTAACGCGCTGGCGGCAGGGTTAGAGCGCGCGAGCCGCGACCGGCTGGTGTGTACGGACGCGGACTTCGAGCACGGCGAGGAGTGGCTGGCGACCGTCCGGCGGCTGCTCGCGCGGGTTCCCGAGGGCCACGTCCTCTCGACCGCGCCCGTGCTGGCGAGCGAGGGCCCGGTCGGGAAGCTGTTGGAGCCGTCGAGCGCCGTGGGCGTCGCGACGAGCGTCCGGTTCGATTCGGGCGTCTGGGGCGGGACGATGGCGTTCCGGCGCGGCGAGGTCGACGTGGACGCGTACGTCGCCGACCTCCGGCGGACCGCGGGCGACGACGCGCTGTTGGCCGAGCGCGCCGACGGGATCGAGACGGCGCGCTCGCTCGTGCGGGAGATGCCGGTCGACGGTACCCTCTGCGGGACCCTCTCGCGGCGGGTGCGGTGGACGCGGATGGGGCTGTACCTCGACCCCGCGGGGATCGCGACCCGGGCGCTGCTGCCGCTCGCCGTGATCGCCGGGACGCTCGCCGCGCCGTTCGTCACCGTCCCGCTGGTGACGGGGGTCGCCGCGGCGGCGTACGCGGCGCTCGGCGTCCACCGCTGGACGTTCCTCCTCGCGGTGCCGGGGTACGCGCTGGCGCTCCTCCTGCTCTGTTACGGACTCGCCCGCGACGAGTTCGAGTGGACCGGACGCCGGTACCGGTGGGAGTCGCTGTACGACGTGACCGTCCTCGACCCGGACGGGAAGTGA
- a CDS encoding ABC transporter ATP-binding protein: MSNEPAYTRRRSDESTASAGTPPDDRLLTVSDLTTVFHTEEGVVHAVDGVDFHLDRGEILGLVGESGAGKSATARSVLRLIDDPGEIVGGRVDFEGTDVRSLSDEGLREFRASNTGMVFQDPTTTLNPTMTVGRQVAEAVRTARGLSRSAAKREAVDLLDRVGIPDAASRANDYPHEFSGGQKQRVIVAIAIASEPDLLVADEPTTALDVTIQAQILELLDDLREDLGMSILFITHDLGVVREICDRVAVMYAGSVVESGPAESLFSDPRHPYTKGLLASINSVDDGAGPGDRDRLDVIEGQMPDLTGTADACKYADRCPGATEECREAHPDLEPVPTDPGRSVACYRHEHVGEMAYEYDHESRSLSWQTDRADGRGDAGDDPVVETDGLVKHFDTSGPIERFLGDPEPVRAVDGIDIEIDAGSTVGLVGESGCGKSTAARALLRLIEPTDGSVTYRETDVTAAGSDELRSLRRDLQIVFQDPQSSLNPRRTVRQIVRRPMDLHGIGSQGDRADRVAELIDAVGLDTSHLERYPHELSGGQQQRVGIARALAVNPEVIVLDEPVSGLDVSVQAQILNLLADLQDELGLVYLLISHDLSVVEHVCDRVAVMYLGQIVEHGPTGEVFDPPYHPYTESLLSAIPGGEQHEDRIVLEGNVPDPSNVPSGCRFHPRCPRKIGEVCEREDPTDHAVDGETIGCHLMREEYADEVDWDTAD; encoded by the coding sequence ATGAGTAACGAACCGGCGTACACGCGACGGCGATCGGACGAATCGACGGCGTCCGCGGGAACGCCCCCGGACGACCGCCTGTTGACCGTCAGCGACCTCACCACGGTGTTTCACACCGAGGAGGGAGTCGTCCACGCGGTCGACGGCGTCGACTTCCACCTCGACCGCGGCGAGATCCTCGGGCTGGTCGGCGAGAGCGGTGCCGGCAAGAGCGCGACGGCCCGGTCGGTGCTCCGGCTCATCGACGATCCGGGCGAGATCGTCGGCGGCCGCGTCGACTTCGAGGGGACGGACGTTCGGTCCCTCTCCGACGAGGGGCTTCGGGAGTTCCGCGCGTCCAACACCGGAATGGTGTTTCAGGACCCGACGACCACGCTGAACCCCACCATGACAGTCGGGCGACAGGTCGCCGAGGCGGTCCGGACGGCGCGGGGCCTGTCCCGAAGCGCCGCGAAGCGCGAGGCGGTCGACCTCCTCGACCGGGTGGGGATCCCCGACGCGGCGTCGCGGGCGAACGACTACCCGCACGAGTTCTCCGGCGGGCAGAAACAGCGGGTGATCGTCGCGATCGCGATCGCCTCGGAGCCTGACCTGCTGGTCGCCGACGAGCCGACGACCGCGCTCGACGTCACGATACAGGCCCAGATACTGGAACTGCTCGACGACCTCCGCGAGGACCTCGGGATGTCGATCCTCTTTATCACTCACGACCTCGGCGTAGTCAGAGAGATCTGCGACCGGGTCGCGGTGATGTACGCCGGGAGCGTCGTCGAGAGCGGCCCGGCGGAGTCGCTGTTCAGCGACCCCCGGCACCCGTACACCAAGGGGTTGCTCGCGAGCATCAACAGCGTCGACGACGGGGCCGGACCGGGCGACCGGGACCGGCTCGACGTGATCGAGGGGCAGATGCCCGACCTCACCGGCACCGCGGACGCGTGTAAGTACGCGGACCGGTGTCCCGGCGCGACCGAGGAGTGCCGCGAGGCGCACCCCGATCTGGAACCCGTCCCGACCGATCCGGGACGCTCGGTCGCCTGTTACCGACACGAGCACGTCGGCGAGATGGCGTACGAGTACGACCACGAGTCGCGCTCGCTCTCGTGGCAGACCGACCGCGCGGACGGCCGCGGCGACGCCGGAGACGACCCCGTCGTCGAGACCGACGGGCTGGTCAAACACTTCGACACGAGCGGTCCGATCGAGCGGTTCCTCGGCGATCCGGAGCCGGTCAGGGCCGTCGACGGGATCGACATCGAGATCGACGCGGGGTCGACCGTGGGGCTGGTCGGCGAGTCCGGCTGCGGGAAATCGACCGCCGCGCGGGCGTTGCTCCGGCTCATCGAGCCGACCGACGGCTCCGTGACCTACCGCGAGACCGATGTCACGGCGGCGGGATCGGACGAGCTCCGGTCGCTCCGCCGCGACCTCCAGATCGTGTTTCAGGACCCGCAGTCGAGCCTCAACCCCCGTCGGACGGTCCGACAGATCGTCCGCCGTCCGATGGACCTCCACGGGATCGGGTCGCAGGGCGACCGCGCCGACCGCGTGGCGGAGCTGATCGACGCCGTCGGCCTCGACACGTCGCACCTCGAACGCTACCCCCACGAGCTGTCCGGGGGCCAACAGCAGCGCGTCGGCATCGCGCGGGCGCTGGCCGTGAACCCGGAGGTGATCGTCCTCGACGAGCCGGTGAGCGGGCTCGACGTCTCGGTCCAAGCGCAGATCCTGAACCTGCTCGCCGACCTCCAAGACGAGTTGGGGCTCGTGTACCTGCTCATCAGCCACGACCTCTCCGTGGTCGAACACGTCTGCGACCGAGTCGCGGTGATGTACCTCGGGCAGATCGTCGAACACGGTCCGACGGGAGAGGTGTTCGACCCGCCGTACCACCCGTACACGGAGTCGCTCCTCTCGGCGATTCCCGGGGGAGAACAGCACGAGGACCGCATCGTCTTGGAGGGTAACGTCCCGGACCCGTCGAACGTCCCCTCAGGCTGTCGGTTCCACCCCCGGTGTCCGCGCAAGATCGGCGAGGTCTGCGAGCGGGAGGACCCGACCGACCACGCGGTCGACGGCGAGACCATTGGCTGTCACCTCATGCGCGAGGAGTACGCCGACGAGGTAGACTGGGACACGGCGGACTGA
- a CDS encoding ABC transporter permease, which yields MAAESADAARWLTDARRRKLADLFARYRSNSKAVAGSVLIGLLIVVGLFGPLFVSLEQANALDVANRFQPPGPAHPMGTDHLGRDVLLRIVLGARISLYIGGLSVGIATAAGVPLGAVAGYVGGNVDDAIMRTMDILMSFPPILLALTVVAVLGPSLTNAMIAIGVTYVPYFARVTRSEVVSVVEEDFVEAARALGERDSRVLFREVLPNAAAPIIVQASISLAFAILAAAGLSFLGLGAQPPQPSWGLMIRQSKQYLAQAPWMAIFPGLGIATTVLGFNLLGDGIRDVLDPTMSAELGAENE from the coding sequence ATGGCCGCCGAGAGCGCGGACGCGGCGCGGTGGCTCACCGACGCCCGCCGCCGGAAGCTCGCGGACCTGTTCGCCCGGTATCGGTCGAACTCGAAGGCCGTCGCCGGGTCGGTCCTCATCGGACTGCTGATCGTCGTCGGGCTGTTCGGACCGCTGTTCGTCTCGCTGGAGCAGGCGAACGCGTTAGACGTCGCGAACCGCTTCCAGCCGCCCGGTCCGGCCCATCCGATGGGGACGGATCACCTCGGTCGAGACGTCCTCCTCCGGATCGTCCTCGGCGCGCGGATCAGCCTCTACATCGGCGGGTTGAGCGTCGGGATCGCGACCGCGGCCGGCGTCCCGCTGGGGGCGGTCGCGGGATACGTCGGCGGCAACGTCGACGACGCGATCATGCGGACGATGGACATCTTGATGAGCTTCCCCCCGATCCTGCTCGCGCTCACCGTCGTCGCCGTGCTGGGTCCGTCGCTGACGAACGCGATGATCGCGATCGGGGTGACGTACGTCCCGTACTTCGCCCGCGTCACGCGCAGCGAGGTCGTCTCCGTCGTCGAGGAGGACTTCGTCGAGGCGGCGCGGGCGCTCGGCGAGCGCGACAGCCGGGTGCTGTTCCGGGAGGTGCTGCCGAACGCCGCCGCACCGATCATCGTTCAGGCGTCGATCAGCCTCGCGTTCGCCATCCTCGCGGCCGCGGGGCTCTCGTTCCTCGGACTGGGTGCGCAGCCCCCGCAGCCGTCGTGGGGGCTGATGATCAGACAGTCGAAACAGTACCTCGCGCAAGCGCCGTGGATGGCGATCTTCCCCGGACTGGGGATCGCGACGACCGTCCTCGGTTTCAACCTCCTCGGGGACGGGATCCGCGACGTCCTCGATCCGACCATGAGCGCGGAACTGGGGGCCGAAAATGAGTAA
- a CDS encoding ABC transporter permease, producing MRSAIDAQFARYAARRMGLLIVSLLGVSVVTFGIVNVLPGDVALLILGNRASPERLEALRQSLGLNRPIWIRYLDWLGGVLTGDMGESLRFGDPVARLIVQRLPASAFLAGAAVAIAVTVAIPLGVVAGQARNTWKDFTTSVVAFTGISLPDFFWGLVLILVFAEFLSVLPPSGYVNPAADPIGGLRHVALPALSLGFALMAHLTRMTRSSLIEELRAGYVRLARSKGVSERDIVYRHALRNAFLPVLTVIGLQIGFLFSGIVIIEQVFAYPGLGRLAFQALLNRDTTLIQGSVLTIATVFMLSNLIVDLLYAVLDPRVQTGGGA from the coding sequence ATGAGGTCGGCCATCGACGCCCAGTTCGCCCGGTACGCCGCGCGCCGCATGGGGCTGTTGATCGTGTCGCTGCTCGGCGTGTCAGTCGTCACCTTCGGGATCGTCAACGTCCTTCCGGGCGACGTGGCGCTGCTGATCCTCGGCAACCGGGCGAGCCCGGAGCGGCTGGAGGCGCTCCGCCAGAGCCTCGGGCTGAACCGCCCGATCTGGATCCGGTACTTGGACTGGCTCGGCGGCGTCCTCACCGGCGACATGGGCGAGTCCCTCCGGTTCGGCGACCCGGTGGCGCGGCTGATCGTCCAGCGGCTGCCCGCGAGCGCGTTCCTCGCCGGTGCCGCGGTCGCGATCGCCGTCACGGTCGCCATCCCGCTCGGCGTGGTCGCCGGACAGGCCCGCAACACGTGGAAGGACTTCACCACCAGCGTCGTGGCGTTCACCGGGATCAGCCTCCCGGACTTCTTCTGGGGACTGGTCCTGATCCTGGTGTTCGCCGAGTTCCTCTCGGTGCTTCCGCCCTCCGGCTACGTGAACCCGGCCGCGGACCCAATTGGCGGACTCAGACACGTGGCGCTCCCGGCGCTCTCGCTCGGCTTCGCGCTCATGGCGCACCTCACGCGTATGACCCGATCGTCGCTCATCGAAGAGCTCCGGGCGGGGTACGTCAGGCTCGCCCGCTCGAAGGGGGTCTCGGAGCGCGACATCGTCTACCGACACGCGCTCCGAAACGCCTTCCTCCCGGTACTGACGGTGATCGGGCTCCAGATCGGGTTCCTGTTCAGCGGGATCGTCATCATCGAGCAGGTGTTCGCGTACCCGGGACTGGGTCGGCTCGCGTTCCAGGCGCTGTTGAACCGCGACACCACGCTGATCCAGGGCTCCGTGCTGACGATCGCGACGGTGTTCATGCTCAGTAACCTGATCGTCGACCTGCTGTACGCCGTCTTGGACCCGCGGGTCCAGACCGGGGGTGGTGCCTGA
- a CDS encoding ABC transporter substrate-binding protein yields MSDRSADAESRIDRRRFLVATGMAGVGTTLAGCSGGGSGGDGGSGGDGGDGSGGGATGPSGEPQEGGTLVWGHSEVTQELDVHLAQTAASSRFLNNVHETLVGLSGELEISNAADVTRPGLAADWEINDDRTEYTFTLRDGVTFHDGSELTSADVRYTFERIMDPDVGARYSGVLTAVESIETPDESTVVLSMSERYNPLLRQLAFTGTAIIPEGSASEQASNPVGTGPFVFESRQQGNRAELSAFDDYWGEGPYVDTLEERTMTDPDTRLTGLTDGDLDYINDIPLDDMSDYVDGANDAVQTSTWRPLAFNHMYLHNDRPPFDSVNWRRAIDFAIDKQELVEGALFGQGSTLATPSFPNSPYRNEDLDPRPQDVEQARSLIEDSEYGIDEFAPLEFKVTTNYPWHVTAATIMEQHFSEVGLDVEIQELQWGDWLTQVTSNMDYRMAMVNWFGGWEPAQMYRGLFHSEGSFNSFAYASDDFDSAIENAETAPSEEEEVEYYREAQRVLHEEVPSPMLWFRDGAMAGKPSVGGLDTVLAPNNTEVNFGSAWLDE; encoded by the coding sequence ATGAGTGACAGATCTGCGGACGCGGAGAGTCGTATCGACCGGCGGCGATTCCTCGTCGCCACGGGAATGGCGGGCGTCGGCACCACCCTCGCCGGGTGTTCCGGCGGCGGGTCCGGCGGTGACGGCGGGTCCGGCGGTGACGGCGGCGACGGCAGCGGCGGCGGCGCGACGGGACCGTCCGGCGAGCCGCAGGAGGGCGGGACGCTCGTCTGGGGCCACAGCGAGGTCACCCAGGAACTGGACGTTCATCTGGCGCAGACGGCCGCCTCGTCGCGGTTCCTGAACAACGTTCACGAGACGCTCGTCGGCCTGAGCGGCGAACTGGAGATATCGAACGCCGCCGACGTCACGCGACCCGGACTCGCCGCGGACTGGGAGATCAACGACGACCGGACCGAGTACACGTTCACGCTGCGCGACGGCGTGACGTTCCACGACGGGTCGGAGCTGACCAGCGCCGACGTTCGGTACACGTTCGAGCGGATCATGGACCCCGACGTGGGGGCCCGGTACAGCGGCGTCCTCACCGCGGTCGAGTCGATCGAGACGCCGGACGAGTCGACTGTCGTCCTGTCGATGAGCGAGCGGTACAACCCGCTGCTCCGACAGCTGGCGTTCACCGGAACGGCGATCATCCCCGAGGGGTCGGCCTCGGAGCAGGCCTCGAACCCGGTCGGGACCGGTCCGTTCGTCTTCGAGTCGCGACAGCAGGGCAACCGCGCCGAGCTGTCGGCGTTCGACGACTACTGGGGCGAGGGGCCGTACGTGGACACGCTCGAAGAGCGGACGATGACCGACCCCGACACCCGGCTCACCGGGCTCACGGACGGGGACCTCGACTACATCAACGACATCCCGCTCGACGACATGTCCGACTACGTCGACGGCGCGAACGACGCCGTCCAGACGTCGACGTGGCGGCCGCTCGCGTTCAACCACATGTACCTCCACAACGACCGGCCGCCGTTCGACAGCGTCAACTGGCGGCGGGCGATCGACTTCGCGATCGACAAGCAGGAGCTCGTGGAGGGGGCGCTGTTCGGGCAGGGAAGCACGCTCGCGACCCCGAGCTTCCCGAACAGTCCGTACCGGAACGAAGACCTCGATCCGCGGCCGCAGGACGTCGAACAGGCGCGGTCGCTGATCGAAGACTCCGAGTACGGCATCGACGAGTTCGCGCCGCTGGAGTTCAAGGTGACCACGAACTACCCGTGGCACGTCACGGCGGCGACGATCATGGAACAGCACTTCTCCGAGGTCGGTCTCGACGTCGAGATCCAGGAGCTCCAGTGGGGCGACTGGCTGACGCAGGTCACCTCGAACATGGACTACCGGATGGCGATGGTCAACTGGTTCGGCGGCTGGGAGCCGGCGCAGATGTACCGTGGGCTGTTCCACTCGGAGGGGTCGTTCAACTCCTTCGCGTACGCCAGCGACGACTTCGACTCGGCGATCGAGAACGCCGAGACCGCGCCCAGCGAGGAGGAGGAGGTCGAGTACTACCGCGAGGCGCAACGGGTCCTCCACGAGGAGGTCCCGTCGCCGATGCTGTGGTTCCGCGACGGGGCCATGGCGGGGAAACCGTCCGTCGGTGGTCTCGACACGGTGCTGGCCCCGAACAACACCGAGGTGAACTTCGGGTCGGCGTGGCTCGACGAATGA